Proteins from a single region of Bdellovibrio svalbardensis:
- a CDS encoding AlkZ-related protein: MRKKALAAIEKHGILLVYPIQNQKDPASLWYNLFPRTPMRWEWDAGGDHKVSDLWLLKEELSRSNLVVYTKWYQNRATFFSKEVFVNMIAYLRSDSPLSNESTTILEALEMDSPLSTKQIKEAAELQGKFMEAAYNRAMKALWQRLLVVAWGEVEDSSFPSLAVGATKNIYEDLWNEAARISPKQAEAFLNSKFTSDNKFWKFAQKIRKTF; encoded by the coding sequence ATGAGAAAAAAAGCCCTGGCTGCGATTGAAAAACATGGAATTCTACTGGTTTACCCCATTCAAAACCAAAAAGATCCGGCGTCGCTATGGTACAACCTCTTCCCGCGTACGCCAATGCGCTGGGAGTGGGATGCGGGTGGCGATCACAAGGTGTCGGATCTTTGGCTTTTGAAAGAAGAACTGTCTCGCTCAAATCTGGTCGTCTACACGAAGTGGTATCAGAATCGCGCGACTTTTTTCTCTAAGGAAGTCTTTGTTAATATGATCGCCTATCTGCGCAGTGATTCCCCGTTATCGAATGAAAGCACTACGATTTTAGAGGCTCTCGAAATGGATTCTCCCCTTTCCACGAAGCAAATCAAAGAGGCCGCGGAACTTCAGGGAAAATTTATGGAAGCTGCCTACAACCGTGCGATGAAAGCTTTGTGGCAGCGTTTGTTGGTGGTCGCTTGGGGGGAAGTGGAAGATTCCAGTTTTCCGTCTTTGGCCGTCGGTGCGACTAAAAACATCTATGAAGATCTATGGAATGAAGCCGCAAGGATATCGCCAAAGCAGGCCGAAGCTTTTCTAAATAGCAAGTTCACCAGCGACAATAAGTTCTGGAAATTCGCGCAGAAGATTCGCAAGACTTTTTAA
- a CDS encoding carbon-nitrogen hydrolase family protein: MSFRIATAQYPIQKHTDLAGWKDYVESWVQEATSNHAKLLVFPEFGSMELFSVMPEKVQKSLSAQIKEMTKLHDEFVETYQVLAQKYECFLLAPSIVVLNEEKETVNRAYFFGPSGGVSFQEKNHTSRLENEKWGVVTGDASLQVFETGLGDIGVSMSDDVQFPTSANKLAKEGIKILLAPSYTKDLQGAHRVHIGARARALENQFYVIVSQTVGEALWSLAVDRNNGFAAVYGPADQGFPEDGIVAKGEVNEPGWLYAELDLDKVDHVRSKGDTLNFKQS, from the coding sequence ATGAGTTTTCGTATCGCAACTGCACAATATCCTATCCAAAAACACACAGATCTTGCCGGTTGGAAAGACTATGTGGAATCTTGGGTGCAAGAGGCGACCAGTAATCACGCAAAACTGTTAGTCTTCCCTGAATTCGGTTCCATGGAATTATTCTCCGTGATGCCTGAAAAAGTGCAAAAGAGTCTTTCTGCACAAATCAAAGAGATGACGAAGTTGCATGATGAATTCGTGGAGACCTATCAGGTTTTGGCACAGAAATACGAATGCTTTTTGCTCGCCCCCTCAATCGTGGTGTTGAATGAAGAAAAAGAAACCGTCAATCGCGCCTATTTCTTCGGTCCTTCGGGCGGAGTGTCCTTTCAGGAAAAAAACCATACCTCACGCTTGGAAAATGAAAAATGGGGAGTGGTCACAGGGGATGCATCACTGCAGGTTTTCGAAACTGGCCTGGGCGATATCGGCGTGAGTATGTCTGATGATGTGCAATTTCCCACGTCCGCGAATAAGTTGGCTAAAGAAGGCATCAAAATTTTGTTGGCTCCAAGTTACACAAAAGATTTGCAAGGTGCACACCGAGTTCATATCGGAGCCAGAGCCCGTGCTTTGGAAAATCAGTTTTATGTGATCGTGAGTCAAACTGTCGGAGAAGCTCTCTGGTCTTTGGCTGTAGACAGAAACAATGGTTTCGCCGCGGTCTATGGTCCTGCAGACCAGGGTTTCCCCGAAGATGGTATCGTTGCCAAAGGCGAGGTTAACGAACCGGGCTGGTTGTATGCCGAGCTTGATCTGGATAAGGTCGATCACGTTCGCTCTAAAGGTGACACCCTCAACTTTAAGCAGTCCTAA
- the ald gene encoding alanine dehydrogenase — protein MIIGVPKEIKISENRVGMTEAGVVQYVKEGHTVIVEKDAGVGSGITNEQYEKAGAKIIDSKKEVYAKADMIQKVKEPLPEEYDLMKENQIIYTYLHLAAEPKLTKVLCERKVKAIAYETIQLDNGSLPLLTPMSEVAGRMATQIGAFYLQKDHGGKGILLGGVTGVKPGKVTIIGGGVVGTNAAKMAVGLGASVTILDVNTARLEYLDDVFQGRCMTLFSNPKNIEESVRESDLVIGGVLITGHKAPTLVSKEMISSMAKGSVVVDVAVDQGGCIETCRPTSHTNPTYEVDGVIHYCVPNMPGVAPRTSTYALTNVTTKYGLMLAGMGVEDAVAKNAHLRKGLNVYGGNVVYEPVAKDLHMPYVAYKG, from the coding sequence ATGATTATCGGTGTTCCAAAAGAAATCAAAATTTCTGAAAACCGCGTAGGTATGACTGAAGCGGGTGTTGTTCAGTACGTAAAAGAAGGTCACACAGTTATCGTTGAAAAAGATGCTGGTGTCGGTTCTGGTATCACGAACGAACAATACGAAAAAGCTGGCGCAAAAATCATCGACAGCAAAAAAGAAGTTTATGCGAAAGCAGACATGATTCAGAAAGTGAAAGAACCACTTCCTGAAGAGTATGATTTGATGAAAGAAAACCAAATCATCTACACTTACCTTCACTTGGCTGCTGAGCCAAAACTAACTAAAGTTCTTTGCGAACGTAAAGTTAAAGCAATCGCTTATGAAACGATCCAATTGGATAACGGTTCATTGCCTTTGTTGACTCCTATGTCTGAAGTTGCGGGCCGTATGGCGACGCAAATCGGTGCTTTCTACCTCCAAAAAGATCACGGTGGTAAAGGCATCCTTCTTGGTGGCGTTACTGGTGTTAAGCCAGGTAAAGTAACAATCATCGGTGGTGGTGTTGTTGGTACGAACGCTGCGAAAATGGCAGTAGGTCTTGGTGCTTCAGTAACTATTCTTGACGTAAACACAGCTCGTCTTGAATACCTTGATGACGTTTTCCAAGGTCGTTGCATGACTTTGTTCTCGAATCCAAAAAATATCGAAGAATCAGTTCGTGAGTCAGACCTTGTTATCGGTGGCGTATTGATCACTGGTCACAAAGCTCCAACTCTTGTTTCTAAAGAGATGATCTCTTCAATGGCTAAAGGTTCTGTGGTTGTTGACGTTGCGGTTGACCAAGGTGGTTGTATCGAAACTTGCCGTCCAACTTCACACACAAACCCAACATACGAAGTTGATGGCGTAATCCATTACTGCGTACCAAACATGCCAGGCGTTGCACCAAGAACTTCTACTTACGCTCTTACTAACGTAACGACTAAGTACGGTTTGATGCTTGCTGGAATGGGCGTAGAAGATGCGGTTGCTAAAAACGCGCACCTTCGCAAAGGTCTGAACGTTTACGGCGGCAACGTTGTTTACGAGCCAGTAGCAAAAGATCTTCACATGCCATACGTAGCTTACAAAGGCTAA
- a CDS encoding ComEC/Rec2 family competence protein, whose product MKKTLELLLSQRLFIGVVLLISLSASPLRRDSLSNYMVIWNVGQGQWVTAVREKECLHFDVGGEFFPWKKLKALCKARENKIFLSHWDWDHIGGLAKWPSWSSCLALPPSGKSSKRKMKMLERFSGCANTENVIQQWSPSNIKSLKDTNSASHVVEYQQFLMPGDSPRTQEKIWRTNSWIGKARVLVLGHHGSRTSTSTELLDNLPHLQMAVASARWARYHHPHAETESLLKQHHIALLRTEDWGNLWFEL is encoded by the coding sequence ATGAAAAAGACTTTGGAATTGCTACTCAGCCAAAGACTGTTCATTGGCGTCGTTCTTTTAATCAGCTTAAGTGCGAGTCCATTGCGACGGGATTCACTTTCTAACTATATGGTGATCTGGAATGTTGGTCAGGGACAATGGGTGACAGCGGTGCGCGAGAAAGAATGCCTGCATTTCGATGTCGGTGGAGAGTTCTTTCCGTGGAAAAAGCTAAAGGCTTTATGCAAAGCCCGAGAAAATAAAATTTTCTTAAGTCACTGGGACTGGGACCACATTGGCGGCTTGGCTAAGTGGCCGAGCTGGTCGTCGTGCCTGGCTCTGCCTCCTTCAGGAAAAAGCAGCAAACGCAAAATGAAAATGCTTGAGCGCTTCTCTGGATGTGCGAATACTGAAAACGTTATTCAACAATGGTCACCTTCAAACATCAAATCCTTGAAGGACACCAACTCCGCCAGTCATGTTGTCGAATATCAGCAGTTTTTAATGCCCGGCGATTCCCCGCGCACACAGGAAAAAATATGGAGGACGAACTCCTGGATTGGAAAGGCCAGGGTTTTAGTTCTAGGCCACCACGGCAGCCGCACCAGCACATCGACAGAGCTCTTAGACAACCTCCCCCATCTCCAAATGGCGGTCGCCTCCGCCCGCTGGGCACGCTACCACCACCCCCACGCAGAAACAGAGAGCTTACTAAAGCAACATCACATTGCTCTGCTGCGAACAGAAGACTGGGGAAATTTGTGGTTTGAACTTTGA
- a CDS encoding ComEC/Rec2 family competence protein, which translates to MIILLFLALTLSNSFSHSLLKNTSEVAAIFHQKCVQTLPTESVNRKILSSLLCGENITDTELKDKLIKTSLIHIFVISGSHLILLDELLSILRIPVFVRFLFLSFYSLAVGWQPPAVRALVALGARILFQRWSWKFPVDFAVLIAGCITLALFPEWWNSLSLVMSWCAALALCWVSVLKVRNKFSALLLSQLAIFLFMSAPLWGLGALHPLSLLYNLLLAPVVAFVLLPLAFFAVLIHPLLTVFDFVMKGFEAILKFAAEPITITAGTSPSIGLLWGWVFAWHIFFHLLRLRLYQGRDLSR; encoded by the coding sequence ATGATCATTCTACTTTTTCTTGCATTAACCTTGAGCAATTCATTCTCACACTCATTGCTGAAAAATACGTCAGAAGTTGCGGCAATCTTTCACCAGAAATGTGTACAGACTCTGCCGACAGAGTCTGTAAATCGCAAAATTTTGTCATCACTTTTGTGTGGTGAAAATATCACAGACACAGAGCTTAAAGATAAGCTCATCAAGACTTCACTCATTCATATCTTTGTTATTTCCGGATCTCACTTAATTTTACTTGATGAGCTTTTGAGCATCTTAAGAATTCCAGTCTTTGTAAGATTTCTTTTTTTGAGCTTTTACTCTCTCGCAGTGGGATGGCAACCGCCCGCTGTTCGCGCACTTGTCGCCCTTGGCGCACGAATTTTATTTCAACGTTGGAGCTGGAAGTTTCCAGTGGATTTTGCGGTGCTGATTGCCGGCTGCATAACACTCGCACTTTTTCCAGAGTGGTGGAATTCGCTATCCTTGGTGATGAGCTGGTGCGCGGCACTGGCTTTGTGTTGGGTGTCGGTTTTGAAAGTTCGAAATAAATTTTCTGCCCTGTTGTTATCACAACTGGCGATTTTCTTATTTATGAGTGCGCCTCTGTGGGGACTGGGAGCTCTACATCCTTTGAGTCTGCTCTATAATCTTTTGCTGGCGCCTGTGGTCGCTTTTGTACTTTTGCCTTTGGCTTTTTTTGCAGTCCTCATCCACCCCCTGCTCACCGTCTTTGATTTCGTCATGAAGGGATTCGAAGCCATCTTAAAGTTCGCCGCAGAGCCGATCACAATAACCGCAGGAACGTCACCTTCGATAGGCTTGCTTTGGGGCTGGGTTTTTGCGTGGCATATCTTCTTTCATCTTCTACGTTTACGACTTTACCAGGGAAGGGATTTGTCCAGATGA
- a CDS encoding tetratricopeptide repeat protein, with protein sequence MKQLRLLAATVFLSLPLALHARTATSVKPSVNMNQKASYKDLKEQQLLVELTGKDVSKESDMKLYAEMVGAYEADDEIAFKSRLQSLLSRFPNSSYADNALYLAGKLAVNHSNYPEAIRYFGRVEKEFPKSDKVTAATFAKAMTYKKMNLGEYAKRSLIEVRAKYPGSPESFRANAELKMLN encoded by the coding sequence ATGAAGCAACTTAGACTTTTAGCAGCAACTGTATTTTTAAGCTTACCACTGGCATTACATGCGCGCACTGCGACTTCGGTGAAGCCGTCAGTTAACATGAATCAGAAGGCATCTTACAAGGATTTGAAAGAACAGCAACTGCTTGTAGAGCTTACGGGTAAAGATGTTTCTAAAGAAAGTGATATGAAGCTCTATGCTGAAATGGTGGGCGCTTATGAAGCTGATGATGAAATCGCTTTCAAGAGTCGCTTGCAAAGCCTTCTGAGCCGCTTTCCTAACAGTTCTTACGCCGACAATGCTTTATATCTCGCAGGGAAACTTGCGGTGAATCACAGCAATTATCCTGAAGCGATTCGCTACTTCGGCAGAGTTGAAAAGGAATTTCCTAAGAGTGATAAAGTGACTGCTGCCACTTTTGCTAAAGCAATGACCTATAAAAAAATGAACTTGGGTGAGTATGCGAAGCGCTCTTTGATTGAAGTGCGCGCAAAGTATCCAGGCAGTCCTGAATCCTTCAGAGCAAACGCAGAATTGAAGATGTTGAACTAA
- a CDS encoding LysM peptidoglycan-binding domain-containing protein: protein MKNKKFSVLLAMIFCALVAQAQDAPPDSTWDADPLDVLEPKKQQEVVEPTVPEFKEIPEAGAEPKAEPAHTEVPADIPPPAPEAVAAPSMPVSPMGNEPDMSREAEFNRIYKKYNEQPTSVEAWEKAVGKRQAETYQVQKGNTLWDISTTFFGDPNFWPKIWSFNNGAIGNPHEIDPSMSIRFFAGNMDEAPTVELAATKADKDAVVDSSKVGEKTAVVTTLPAHKVKGAPVLKALPGSLPSRRFGVDMNQKSAVEIEVPAKSVSQGLEYLGYYLDDTPVSGVGVVTATEMDLKSAGEFVYIYVRLDQEGGKDFIVQKNLAQIEDPRKKGRKAQMVEIQGQIEVLERVHPQKNIYRAIVKKAIQPVEVGSLLTPGQLPMIDPKPGAISSGAGARIIGGQFGNNRTLFGSNSLIFLDGGTSQGFAEGQSFGIFADEAVRNRQTDAIQNDRQIGVVKIVKATPNFATAYIARSSDDILKGDYVGQVVKQAMNAPESAPVVEQHAAPSAAPSEDLEKEFDLDNAPAAAPSTTPPDGGADDSDLTL, encoded by the coding sequence GTGAAGAACAAGAAGTTCTCTGTTTTATTGGCGATGATATTTTGTGCTCTTGTTGCGCAGGCTCAAGATGCTCCTCCAGATTCAACTTGGGATGCAGATCCTTTAGATGTTCTGGAGCCAAAGAAACAACAGGAAGTCGTCGAGCCGACAGTTCCGGAATTTAAAGAAATTCCAGAAGCTGGTGCGGAGCCGAAAGCAGAACCTGCTCACACTGAAGTTCCTGCGGATATTCCGCCACCAGCTCCAGAAGCTGTAGCCGCTCCATCGATGCCTGTGTCTCCTATGGGCAACGAGCCAGATATGTCCCGCGAGGCGGAGTTCAATCGCATTTACAAGAAGTACAACGAGCAACCAACCTCTGTAGAGGCTTGGGAAAAAGCTGTCGGCAAACGACAAGCAGAGACTTATCAAGTTCAAAAAGGAAACACCCTTTGGGATATCTCGACTACCTTCTTCGGGGATCCTAATTTCTGGCCAAAAATTTGGTCATTCAATAATGGCGCAATCGGAAATCCTCATGAAATTGACCCCTCCATGTCAATTCGCTTTTTTGCGGGAAACATGGATGAGGCTCCGACTGTGGAGTTAGCAGCGACGAAGGCTGATAAAGATGCTGTTGTTGATTCTTCCAAAGTAGGTGAGAAGACTGCCGTTGTGACGACTCTTCCGGCACACAAGGTCAAAGGGGCGCCAGTATTAAAGGCTTTGCCGGGCAGCTTGCCTTCCCGTCGTTTTGGCGTGGACATGAATCAGAAATCTGCTGTTGAAATTGAAGTTCCAGCAAAAAGTGTTTCGCAGGGGCTGGAGTATCTTGGCTACTACTTGGACGACACACCTGTTTCCGGGGTGGGAGTTGTCACAGCGACAGAGATGGATCTGAAGTCCGCTGGTGAGTTTGTTTATATCTATGTGCGCCTAGATCAGGAAGGCGGCAAAGACTTTATCGTGCAGAAAAATCTTGCGCAAATTGAAGATCCTCGTAAGAAGGGGCGCAAAGCACAGATGGTTGAAATTCAAGGACAGATCGAAGTGCTTGAACGCGTGCATCCACAGAAAAATATTTACCGCGCAATTGTCAAAAAAGCCATTCAACCGGTTGAGGTCGGCTCGTTGTTGACCCCAGGGCAGTTGCCAATGATTGATCCCAAGCCAGGGGCTATTTCGTCGGGAGCTGGCGCACGCATTATTGGCGGGCAGTTCGGTAACAACAGAACTTTGTTCGGCTCGAACAGTTTGATCTTCTTGGATGGCGGCACCAGCCAAGGATTTGCAGAGGGACAAAGTTTTGGAATTTTCGCGGATGAGGCGGTTCGCAATCGTCAAACGGATGCCATTCAGAACGACCGTCAGATTGGCGTTGTGAAAATTGTTAAAGCGACCCCAAATTTTGCGACGGCCTATATTGCCAGAAGCAGTGACGATATTCTCAAGGGGGATTACGTCGGGCAGGTTGTGAAGCAGGCGATGAATGCGCCAGAGAGCGCGCCAGTCGTTGAACAGCATGCGGCGCCGTCAGCGGCACCCAGTGAGGATCTCGAGAAGGAGTTTGATCTCGACAATGCTCCCGCAGCAGCGCCCTCAACGACACCGCCGGATGGCGGAGCTGATGACTCCGATCTAACACTTTAA
- a CDS encoding DNA-processing protein DprA: protein MKQEGLQICRPSCFMNDLFAFSQLIKNHPFYKKHRDEVHQLYFRLGKCGSLNVENLLKMFKECLPVMFFTLDDSQKMLAQIAEETLKRRLEGVQFVVYGEELYPPSCYMMADPPLTLSFLGSPVWLMERSLSVVGSREPSYESLRWMEKELAAFCEQEQPLIVSGGARGVDQKAHAVALRKNCSTVVVLPSGLGEMYPDSLKEWIHPVLDGGGCLLSEYDYGQKMHKHLFHHRNRLIAALGAATLLVEARKRSGTLITANQAVQLGRSVWVVPGHPQDPHFGGSLDLLSEGAVMVRDAQDLSMFFHSELISEKMASVGVGGSGDLPH from the coding sequence ATGAAACAAGAAGGCCTGCAGATTTGCAGGCCTTCTTGTTTCATGAATGATCTATTTGCATTTTCCCAACTTATTAAAAATCATCCCTTCTATAAAAAACATCGCGATGAGGTTCATCAGCTTTATTTTCGCTTAGGAAAATGTGGCAGTTTGAACGTCGAAAACCTGTTGAAAATGTTTAAAGAGTGTTTGCCCGTGATGTTTTTCACCTTAGACGACAGTCAAAAGATGCTCGCGCAGATTGCAGAAGAAACTTTGAAGCGTCGACTTGAAGGTGTTCAGTTTGTCGTTTACGGCGAAGAACTTTATCCTCCCAGTTGTTACATGATGGCAGATCCGCCTTTGACTTTGAGTTTTCTTGGGTCGCCGGTGTGGCTGATGGAAAGAAGTCTTTCCGTGGTGGGCAGTCGAGAGCCCAGTTATGAATCTTTGCGCTGGATGGAAAAGGAACTTGCCGCGTTCTGCGAACAGGAACAGCCCTTGATTGTCAGTGGGGGTGCTCGAGGTGTGGATCAAAAAGCTCATGCAGTGGCACTTCGCAAGAATTGTTCAACCGTGGTGGTGCTGCCATCAGGCTTGGGGGAGATGTATCCCGACAGTCTGAAAGAGTGGATTCATCCGGTGTTGGATGGTGGTGGGTGTTTGCTCAGTGAGTATGATTATGGGCAGAAGATGCACAAACATCTTTTTCATCATCGCAATCGACTGATTGCGGCCCTAGGAGCCGCGACGCTTTTGGTTGAGGCAAGGAAGCGCAGTGGAACTTTGATCACGGCCAATCAGGCCGTGCAATTGGGGCGTTCGGTTTGGGTCGTTCCAGGACATCCGCAAGATCCCCATTTTGGAGGATCACTTGATTTGTTAAGTGAAGGGGCTGTCATGGTTAGGGATGCTCAAGATTTGTCCATGTTCTTTCACTCTGAGTTAATAAGTGAAAAAATGGCCTCAGTAGGGGTTGGGGGTTCGGGTGATCTACCACACTAG
- the lptF gene encoding LPS export ABC transporter permease LptF: protein MFSIFNGKKAAQYIFFEMLPSFILGLFVFISIILMFQVLRLTEFALVHGVALKVIGEIIGYVVISLLPVLFPMALLFSVLLTYGRLSQDSEVVAMKASGLSMGTLLLPALVLALLVGVISAQTSFIIAPWGNRQFEVLFSRLANTKATAVIKEGTFAEGFFDMVVYANEVDSKKGTLKKVFIYDEKNGEVPLTIIAKDGSLLPDPDRPGQEVLLRLNSGEIHRQAKTHTKISFDTYDVHFAEPEYNEEKAKSPQSLTIQEVGERLKEDIKDPEQRRILETEMHKRWAISVLCIVFALIGVGLGTTTNRRAAKAGGMILCIGLIIFYWTLYVAAEGAARSGAIPVPIAIWAPNFIFGALGFESLRRNWN, encoded by the coding sequence ATGTTCAGCATTTTTAATGGCAAAAAAGCCGCGCAGTACATTTTTTTTGAGATGCTTCCCAGTTTCATTCTTGGACTCTTCGTCTTCATTTCAATTATTCTCATGTTTCAAGTGCTTCGTCTGACTGAGTTCGCTCTGGTTCATGGCGTAGCCCTTAAAGTCATTGGCGAGATTATTGGCTATGTCGTGATTTCACTTCTGCCTGTTCTCTTCCCCATGGCGTTATTGTTTTCGGTTCTTTTGACCTACGGACGCCTCAGCCAGGATTCCGAAGTTGTCGCGATGAAAGCCAGCGGACTGAGCATGGGGACACTACTATTGCCCGCTCTGGTCTTAGCCCTCCTTGTTGGAGTCATTTCCGCACAGACATCTTTCATTATTGCACCCTGGGGCAATCGCCAGTTCGAGGTTTTATTCAGTCGCTTGGCCAACACCAAAGCAACTGCCGTTATCAAAGAAGGTACCTTTGCAGAAGGCTTCTTCGATATGGTCGTTTATGCAAATGAAGTAGATTCGAAAAAAGGGACTCTCAAAAAAGTCTTTATCTATGACGAAAAAAATGGCGAAGTTCCGCTTACGATCATTGCTAAAGATGGCTCTCTTCTTCCTGATCCGGATCGCCCAGGACAGGAAGTCTTGTTGCGCTTAAACAGCGGCGAAATCCATCGCCAGGCTAAAACACACACCAAGATCAGCTTCGACACTTACGACGTGCATTTTGCAGAACCTGAATACAACGAAGAGAAGGCAAAATCGCCGCAGTCATTGACCATTCAAGAAGTGGGCGAACGTCTCAAAGAAGATATCAAAGATCCAGAGCAACGCCGCATTCTTGAAACTGAAATGCACAAGCGGTGGGCCATCTCTGTCCTTTGCATCGTCTTTGCTTTGATCGGCGTGGGTTTGGGGACAACCACAAATCGCAGAGCTGCCAAAGCAGGTGGTATGATTCTTTGTATCGGATTGATTATTTTCTATTGGACTTTGTATGTCGCGGCCGAAGGCGCAGCAAGAAGTGGCGCTATTCCCGTTCCCATCGCAATTTGGGCTCCGAACTTTATCTTTGGCGCTTTAGGATTTGAATCTTTACGTAGAAACTGGAATTAA
- a CDS encoding ANTAR domain-containing protein yields the protein MNKILLVYEDYADLMSVESALKKVGFDVIGLSSEYAVAEQLLSFNPDVVIGSGRGGKVSSLGVGKRLKEMPRWPGKSVLIFPANFKPSPQDLIKIRVDMILEAPVAPLRVLQVLAKLLGHDESLLLERLNKSMHVDSSPRAGSASVGGKAGTDEEAIYVKGSTGAAEKEGSFALESASDESQEGSQGFDLNIENKKESMRFKFGERMQSADREGFGSESSSGGAGEEPAFPDVDLKALERELLGGGAPEVERVEVAGNLPSDQATPEVESALLDLKKAQEKLAGKMKKYSALVSDVKVSPKSTVTRVEARRRQKGLAAEWDSENINELDKLRREFTKALFKKN from the coding sequence ATGAATAAGATTCTTTTGGTGTACGAGGATTATGCAGATTTGATGAGTGTGGAGTCCGCTTTGAAAAAAGTGGGTTTTGACGTCATTGGTCTGTCGAGCGAGTACGCCGTGGCGGAGCAATTGCTTTCCTTCAATCCTGATGTCGTCATTGGCTCTGGCCGTGGCGGTAAGGTGAGTTCTTTAGGGGTGGGAAAGCGTTTGAAGGAAATGCCGCGTTGGCCAGGCAAGTCCGTGCTTATTTTCCCGGCGAATTTTAAGCCGTCTCCGCAAGATCTAATTAAAATTCGTGTCGACATGATTCTTGAAGCTCCGGTGGCCCCCCTGCGGGTTTTGCAGGTTCTAGCCAAGCTTTTGGGACATGATGAGTCTCTTTTGTTGGAGCGCTTAAATAAATCCATGCATGTGGATAGTTCGCCAAGAGCGGGCTCAGCAAGTGTGGGTGGCAAAGCCGGTACAGACGAGGAGGCTATTTACGTCAAAGGGTCGACGGGAGCAGCTGAAAAAGAAGGCTCATTTGCCTTGGAATCTGCTTCTGATGAATCTCAAGAGGGATCGCAGGGTTTTGATCTAAATATCGAGAATAAAAAAGAAAGTATGCGCTTTAAATTCGGTGAGCGCATGCAGTCAGCGGATCGCGAGGGCTTCGGCTCAGAAAGCTCTTCCGGTGGCGCCGGCGAAGAACCTGCCTTTCCAGATGTGGACCTGAAGGCTTTGGAGCGCGAGCTTCTCGGCGGAGGGGCTCCAGAGGTTGAGCGGGTGGAAGTTGCGGGCAATTTGCCTAGCGATCAAGCAACCCCGGAAGTTGAAAGCGCACTTTTGGATCTTAAAAAGGCCCAAGAGAAGCTGGCTGGGAAAATGAAGAAGTATTCGGCTCTTGTAAGCGATGTGAAAGTCTCTCCAAAAAGCACAGTGACCCGAGTTGAGGCGCGTCGTCGCCAAAAGGGGCTTGCTGCGGAGTGGGATAGCGAAAATATCAATGAACTTGATAAGTTGCGAAGAGAATTTACCAAGGCGCTTTTTAAAAAGAACTAG
- the trxA gene encoding thioredoxin, with amino-acid sequence MGTFTKAVTDSSFEAEVLNSQTPVLVDFWAEWCGPCRALAPKLEEVAQELGAKVKIVKVNVDENPGTPGKYGIRGIPAMLLFKGGSEVGQLVGNHPKDAIVDFLAKNT; translated from the coding sequence ATGGGCACATTTACAAAAGCAGTTACAGACAGTTCTTTTGAAGCAGAAGTTCTTAATTCTCAAACTCCAGTGCTTGTCGATTTCTGGGCAGAGTGGTGCGGACCATGCCGTGCTTTGGCTCCAAAACTTGAAGAAGTCGCTCAAGAGTTGGGTGCAAAAGTTAAGATCGTAAAAGTAAACGTAGATGAAAATCCTGGCACTCCAGGTAAGTATGGAATTCGCGGTATTCCAGCGATGTTGCTTTTCAAAGGCGGCAGCGAAGTGGGACAACTTGTGGGCAACCACCCTAAAGATGCTATCGTAGACTTCCTTGCGAAGAACACATAA
- a CDS encoding iron-containing redox enzyme family protein has protein sequence MSKMLTAESILELCDKPTKALLEAPWHDKGFYAEWLAQTGHFVKHSTRLLTLAAAHCNEEQTAYHNRFIPHAAEEKGHDKLAIMDLKNLNLNFNDFPEAAATQSLYQPQYYWIQFKSPLAFFGYILCLEVIAKNAGHFICEKTTKEFGPKASHFIRVHAEEDEGHVEEAMKMVAGITGPDELYIMQSLAQGCDNYIKMLEYCRSKATATKYRAVG, from the coding sequence ATGTCTAAAATGTTGACCGCTGAATCTATTCTTGAGCTTTGCGACAAACCCACTAAAGCACTTCTCGAAGCGCCTTGGCATGACAAGGGCTTCTATGCTGAATGGCTCGCACAGACTGGCCATTTCGTAAAGCATTCGACTCGCCTCCTCACCCTGGCCGCCGCCCATTGTAACGAAGAACAAACGGCTTATCACAACCGTTTCATCCCACATGCTGCGGAAGAGAAAGGCCACGACAAGCTGGCCATTATGGACCTCAAAAACTTAAATCTTAATTTCAACGACTTCCCAGAAGCCGCTGCGACTCAATCATTGTATCAACCGCAGTACTATTGGATTCAGTTTAAAAGTCCGCTGGCATTCTTTGGTTATATTCTTTGCCTGGAAGTCATCGCTAAAAATGCAGGTCACTTCATTTGCGAAAAAACCACGAAAGAGTTTGGCCCCAAAGCCAGTCACTTTATTCGCGTCCACGCGGAGGAAGACGAAGGTCATGTTGAGGAAGCGATGAAAATGGTCGCCGGCATCACCGGTCCCGATGAACTTTATATCATGCAGTCTTTGGCTCAAGGATGCGACAATTACATCAAGATGCTGGAGTATTGCCGCAGTAAAGCCACGGCAACAAAATACAGAGCGGTTGGATAA